A section of the Apodemus sylvaticus chromosome 10, mApoSyl1.1, whole genome shotgun sequence genome encodes:
- the Ezh1 gene encoding histone-lysine N-methyltransferase EZH1 yields MDIASPPTSKCITYWKRKVKSEYMRLRQLKRLQANMGAKALYVANFAKVQEKTQILNEEWKKLRVQPVQPMKPVSGHPFLKKCTIESIFPGFDSQDMLMRSLNTVALVPIMYSWSPLQQNFMVEDETVLCNIPYMGDEVKEEDETFIEELINNYDGKVHGEEEMIPGSVLISDAVFLELVDALNQYSDEEEDGHNDTSDGKQDDSKEDLPVTRKRKRHAIEGNKKSSKKQFPNDMIFSAIASMFPENGVPDDMKERYRELTEMSDPNALPPQCTPNIDGPNAKSVQREQSLHSFHTLFCRRCFKYDCFLHPFHATPNVYKRKNKEIKIEPEPCGTDCFLLLEGAKEYAVLHNPRSKCSGRRRRRHPVVSASCSNTSASTMAETKEGDSDRDTGNDWASSSSEANSRCQTPTKQKASPAPPQLCVVEAPSEPVEWTGAEESLFRVFHGTYFNNFCSIARLLGTKTCKQVFQFAVKESLILKLPTDELMNPAQKKKRKHRLWAAHCRKIQLKKDNNSTQVYNYQPCDHPDRPCDSTCPCIMTQNFCEKFCQCSPDCQNRFPGCRCKTQCNTKQCPCYLAVRECDPDLCLTCGASEHWDCKVVSCKNCSIQRGLKKHLLLAPSDVAGWGTFIKESVQKNEFISEYCGELISQDEADRRGKVYDKYMSSFLFNLNNDFVVDATRKGNKIRFANHSVNPNCYAKVVMVNGDHRIGIFAKRAIQAGEELFFDYRYSQADALKYVGIERETDVF; encoded by the exons ATGGATATAGCAAGTCCCCCAACTTCCAAATGCATCACATACTGGAAACGAAAAGTGAAATCTGAGTATATGCGCCTTCGGCAGCTCAAACGGCTCCAGGCAAATATGGGAGCGAAG GCTCTGTATGTGGCAAATTTTGCAAAGGTTcaagaaaaaacccaaatcctCAATGAAGAATGGAAGAAACTTCGTGTCCAGCCTGTTCAGCCAATGAAGCCCGTGAGTGGGCACCCTTTTCTGAAAAAG TGTACCATAGAGAGCATTTTCCCAGGTTTTGACAGCCAGGATATGTTGATGAGGTCTCTGAACACTGTTGCATTGGTTCCCATCATGTATTCCTGGTCCCCTCTACAGCAGAACTTCATG GTGGAGGATGAGACGGTTCTGTGCAATATTCCGTACATGGGTGACGAGGTGAAGGAAGAGGATGAAACTTTCATCGAGGAGCTGATCAATAACTATGACGGCAAAGTCCACGGTGAAGAAG AGATGATCCCTGGATCTGTGCTGATCAGTGATGCTGTGTTTCTGGAGTTGGTAGATGCCCTCAACCAGTACTCAGATGAGGAGGAGGACGGGCACAACGACACCTCCGATGGAAAGCAAGACGACAGCAAAGAGGACCTGCCGGTAACAAGAAAGCGGAAACGCCATGCTATCGAAG GCAACAAGAAGagttctaagaaacagtttccaAATGACATGATTTTCAGCGCCATTGCTTCCATGTTCCCTGAGAACGGTGTCCCCGACGACATGAAGGAGAG GTATCGAGAGCTAACAGAGATGTCAGACCCCAATGCACTTCCCCCTCAGTGCACACCCAACATCGATGGCCCCAATGCCAAGTCAGTGCAGCGAGAGCAGTCCCTGCACTCTTTCCACACCCTTTTCTGCCGGCGCTGTTTTAAGTACGACTGCTTCCTTCACC CTTTCCATGCCACCCCTAATGTATATAAACGCAAGAACAAGGAAATCAAGATTGAGCCAGAACCATGTGGCACAGACTGCTTCCTTTTGCTG GAAGGAGCAAAGGAGTATGCCGTGCTGCATAACCCTCGGTCCAAGTGCTCTGGGCGCCGCCGAAGGAGGCACCCAGTGGTCAGTGCTTCCTGTTCCAATACATCAGCTTCTACTATGGCTGAAACTAAAGAAGGAGACAGTGATAGAGACACTGGCAATGACTGGGCCTCCAGTTCTTCAG AGGCTAACTCTCGCTGTCAGACCCCCACGAAACAGAAAGCTagtccagccccaccccagctctgCGTTGTGGAAGCCCCCTCAGAGCCTGTGGAGTGGACTGGAGCTGAAGAGTCTCTTTTCCGAGTCTTCCATGGCACCTATTTCAACAACTTCTGCTCAATAGCGAGGCTTCTGGGGACAAAGACATGCAAGCAG GTCTTTCAATTTGCAGTAAAAGAATCACTTATCCTGAAGCTGCCAACAGATGAGCTCATGAATCCtgcacagaagaagaaaagaaaacacag gCTGTGGGCTGCACACTGCAGGAAAATTCAGCTGAAGAAAG ATAACAATTCTACACAAGTGTATAACTACCAACCCTGTGACCACCCGGACCGTCCCTGTGACAGCACATGCCCCTGCATCATGACCCAGAACTTTTGCGAAAAGTTCTGCCAGTGCAGCCCAGACT GCCAGAACCGTTTTCCTGGTTGTCGCTGTAAGACTCAGTGCAATACCAAGCAATGCCCATGCTACTTGGCAGTTCGTGAGTGTGACCCTGACTTGTGCCTCACCTGTGGGGCCTCAGAGCACTGGGACTGTAAGGTGGTGTCTTGCAAAAACTGCAGCATCCAGCGTGGCCTCAAAAAG cacctgctgctggCCCCTTCCGATGTGGCCGGATGGGGCACCTTCATCAAGGAGTCTGTGCAGAAGAATGAATTCATTTCTGAATATTGTGGTGAG CTCATCTCTCAGGATGAGGCTGATCGCCGAGGGAAGGTCTATGATAAATACATGTCCAGCTTCCTCTTCAACCTCAACAATG ATTTTGTAGTGGATGCTACCcggaaaggaaacaaaattcgCTTTGCAAACCATTCAGTGAACCCCAACTGTTATGCCAAAG TGGTCATGGTGAATGGTGATCACCGCATTGGGATCTTTGCCAAGAGAGCGATTCAGGCTGGCGAAGAGCTCTTCTTTGACTATAG GTACAGCCAAGCTGATGCCCTCAAGTATGTGGGCATCGAGAGGGAAACGGACGTCTTCTAG
- the Cntnap1 gene encoding contactin-associated protein 1, which translates to MMSLGLFSILLAAVVSGARGWGYFGCNEELVGPLYARSLGASSYYGLFTTARFARLHGISGWSPRIGDPNPWLQIDLMKKHRIRAVATQGAFNSWDWVTRYMLLYGDRVDSWTPFYQQGHNATFFGNVNDSAVVRHDLHYHFTARYIRIVPLAWNPRGKIGLRLGIYGCPYKSNILYFDGDDAISYRFQRGVSQSLWDVFAFSFKTEEKDGLLLHTEGSQGDYVTLELQGAHLLLHMSLGSSPIQPRPGHTTVSAGGVLNDLSWHYVRVDRYGRDANLTLDGYVHRFVLNGDFERLNLENEIFIGGLVGAARKNLAYRHNFRGCIENVIYNRIDIAEMAVQRHSRITFEGNVAFRCLDPVPHPINFGGPHNFVQVPGFPRRGRFAVSFRFRTWDLTGLLLYSRLGDGLGHVELMLSEGQVNVSIAQTGRKKLQFAAGYRLNDGFWHEVNFVAQENHAVISIDDVEGAEVRVSSPLLIRTGTSYFFGGCPKPASRWGCHSNQTAFHGCMELLKVDGQLVNLTLVEFRKLGYFAEVLFDTCGITDRCSPNMCEHDGRCYQSWDDFICYCELTGYKGVTCHEPLYKESCEAYRLSGKFSGNYTIDPDGSGPLKPFVVYCDIRENRAWTVVRHDRLWTTRVTGSSMDRPFLGAIQYWNASWEEVSALANASQHCEQWIEFSCYNSRLLNTAGGYPYSFWIGRNEEQHFYWGGSQPGIQRCACGLDQSCVDPALHCNCDADQPQWRTDKGLLTFVDHLPVTQIVVGDTNRSNSEAQFFLRPLRCYGDRNSWNTISFRTGAALRFPPIRANHSLDVSFYFRTSAPSGVFLENMGGPFCQWRRPYVRVELNTSRDVVFAFDIGNGDENLTVHSGDFEFNDDEWHLVRAEINVKQARLRVDHRPWVLRPMPLQTYIWLEYDQPLYVGSAELKRRPFVGCLRAMRLNGVTLNLEGRANASEGTFPNCTGHCTHPRFPCFHGGRCVERYSYYTCDCDLTAFDGPYCNHDIGGFFETGTWMRYNLQSALRSAAREFSHMLSRPVPGYEPGYIPGYDTPGYVPGYHGPGYRLPDYPRPGRPVPGYRGPVYNITGEEVSFSFSTSSAPAVLLYVSSFVRDYMAVLIKEDGTLQLRYQLGTSPYVYQLTTRPVTDGQPHSVNITRVYRNLFIQVDYFPLTEQKFSLLVDSQLDSPKALYLGRVMETGVIDPEIQRYNTPGFSGCLSGVRFNNVAPLKTHFRTPRPMTAELAEAMRVQGELSESNCGAMPRLVSEVPPELDPWYLPPDFPYYHDDGWVAILLGFLVAFLLLGLVGMLVLFYLQNHRYKGSYHTNEPKATHDSHPGGKAPLPPSGPAQAPAPTPAPSQAPTPAPTPAPAPAPAPRDQNLPQILEESRSE; encoded by the exons ATGATGAGTCTCGGTCTCTTCAGCATCCTGCTCGCAGCTGTGGTCTCTGGAGCTCGGGGCTGGGGCTACT TCGGCTGCAATGAGGAGCTGGTGGGACCTCTGTATGCACGGTCTCTGGGCGCGTCCTCCTACTATGGGCTCTTTACCACGGCCCGCTTTGCCCGGCTACACG GTATCAGTGGATGGTCGCCCCGGATTGGGGACCCGAATCCCTGGCTCCAGATAGACTTGATGAAGAAACATCGGATCCGGGCTGTGGCCACACAAGGAGCCTTTAATTCTTGGGATTGGGTCACACGGTACATGCTGCTCTACGGGGACCGTGTGGACAGCTGGACACCGTTCTACCAACAAGGGCACAATGCG ACCTTCTTCGGTAATGTCAATGACTCGGCAGTGGTCCGCCATGACCTGCACTACCATTTTACTGCTCGCTACATCCGCATCGTGccactggcctggaacccacGCGGCAAGATCGGCCTGAGGCTGGGCATCTATGGTTGTCCCTACA AATCCAACATCCTGTATTTTGACGGCGATGATGCCATCTCATATCGCTTCCAGCGAGGCGTCAGCCAAAGTCTTTGGGACGTGTTCGCTTTTAGTTTCAAgacagaggagaaggatggaCTGTTGTTGCACACCGAGGGCTCCCAGGGGGATTATGTGACGCTTGAACTGCAGGGGGCGCACCTGCTGCTGCACATGAGCCTTG GCAGCAGTCCCATCCAGCCAAGACCTGGTCACACCACGGTGAGCGCTGGTGGCGTTCTTAACGACCTAAGCTGGCACTATGTGCGGGTGGATCGATATGGCCGAGATGCAAACCTCACCCTGGATGGCTATGTCCATCGCTTTGTGCTCAACGGCGACTTTGAAAGGTTGAATCTCGAAAATGAG ATATTCATCGGGGGTCTAGTGGGCGCAGCACGTAAGAACCTGGCCTACCGCCATAACTTCCGTGGCTGCATAGAAAACGTGATCTACAACCGGATCGACATCGCAGAAATGGCCGTGCAGCGCCACTCGCGGATCACCTTCGAG GGTAATGTGGCTTTCCGTTGCTTGGATCCCGTTCCACACCCCATCAACTTCGGAGGTCCTCACAACTTCGTCCAAGTGCCTGGCTTTCCACGCCGGGGGCGCTTCGCAGTCTCTTTCCGTTTCCGCACCTGGGACCTCACAGGGCTACTCCTTTACTCCCGCTTGGGGGACGGGCTGGGTCATGTGGAGCTGATGCTTAGTGAAGGACAAGTCAACGTATCCATCGCGCAGACTGGCCGCAAGAAGCTTCAATTTGCTGCTG GGTATCGCCTGAATGATGGCTTCTGGCACGAGGTGAACTTTGTAGCACAGGAAAACCATGCGGTCATCAGTATTGATGATGTGGAAGGGGCAGAGGTCAGAGTCTCATCCCCACTGCTGATCCGCACGGGGACTTCATACTTCTTTGGTG GTTGTCCCAAGCCAGCCAGTCGATGGGGCTGCCACTCCAACCAGACAGCCTTCCACGGCTGCATGGAGCTGCTCAAGGTGGATGGTCAACTGGTCAACCTCACTCTGGTAGAGTTTCGGAAGCTTGGTTACTTTGCTGAGGTCCTCTTTGACACATGTGGCATCACAGACAG ATGCAGCCCTAACATGTGTGAGCATGACGGCCGCTGCTACCAGTCTTGGGATGACTTCATCTGCTACTGCGAACTCACCGGCTACAAGGGAGTTACCTGCCACGAAC CATTATATAAGGAGTCCTGCGAAGCCTATCGCCTCAGTGGAAAATTTTCTGGGAATTACACCATTGATCCTGATGGCAGTGGACCTCTGAAGCCATTTGTGGTGTACTGTGATATCCGAG AGAACCGAGCATGGACAGTTGTGCGGCACGACAGGCTGTGGACCACGCGGGTGACTGGCTCCAGCATGGATCGGCCCTTTCTGGGGGCCATCCAGTACTGGAATGCCTCCTGGGAGGAAGTCAGTGCTCTGGCCAATGCTTCCCAGCACTGTGAGCAGTGGATCGAGTTCTCCTGCTACAATTCCCGGCTGCTCAACACTGCAG GAGGCTACCCCTACAGCTTTTGGATTGGCCGAAATGAGGAGCAGCACTTCTACTGGGGAGGCTCCCAGCCTGGGATCCAGCGCTGTGCCTGTGGGCTGGACCAGAGCTGTGTGGACCCTGCACTGCACTGCAATTGTGATGCTGACCAGCCGCAGTG GAGAACAGACAAGGGGCTCCTGACCTTTGTAGACCATCTGCCTGTCACTCAGATAGTAGTAGGTGATACAAACCGCTCCAATTCTGAAGCTCAGTTCTTCCTGAGGCCTCTGCGCTGCTATGGTGACC GCAATTCCTGGAACACCATCTCCTTCCGCACTGGAGCTGCCCTGCGTTTCCCTCCAATCCGTGCCAACCACAGCCTTGATGTTTCCTTCTACTTCAGGACCTCGGCTCCCTCGGGAGTCTTCCTAGAGAACATGGGGGGTCCTTTCTGCCAGTGGCGCCGACCTTACGTGAGGGTGGAGCTCAACA CATCCCGGGATGTGGTCTTTGCCTTTGATATTGGCAATGGGGATGAGAACCTGACAGTGCACTCGGGTGACTTTGAGTTCAACGATGACGAGTGGCATCTGGTCCGAGCTGAGATCAATGTGAAGCAGGCCCGGCTGCGAGTGGACCACCGGCCCTGGGTGCTGAGGCCCATGCCCCTGCAGACCTACATCTGGCTGGAGTATGACCAACCCCTCTATGTGG GATCTGCAGAGCTTAAGAGGCGTCCTTTTGTGGGCTGCTTGAGGGCCATGCGTTTGAATGGAGTGACTCTGAACTTGGAGGGCCGCGCCAACGCCTCTGAGGGCACCTTCCCCAACTGTACGGGTCACTGCACCCACCCCCGGTTCCCCTGTTTCCACGGAGGACGCTGTGTGGAACGATACAGCTACTACACGTGTGACTGTGACCTCACAGCTTTTGATGGGCCATATTGCAATCACG ATATTGGTGGATTCTTTGAGACCGGCACATGGATGCGCTACAACCTCCAGTCAGCACTGCGCTCTGCAGCCCGGGAGTTCTCTCACATGCTGAGCCGGCCAGTGCCAGGCTATGAGCCTGGCTATATTCCAGGCTATGACACTCCTGGTTACGTGCCTGGATACCACGGCCCTGGGTACCGCCTGCCCGACTACCCACGGCCTGGCCGGCCGGTGCCTGGGTATCGGGGTCCTGTCTACAATATTACTGGAGAGGAGGTCTCCTTCAGCTTCAGCACCAGCTCTGCTCCCGCAGTCCTGCTCTATGTCAGCTCCTTTGTACGAGACTACATGGCTGTGCTCATCAAGGAAGATG GGACCCTACAGCTTCGGTATCAGCTGGGCACAAGTCCCTACGTGTACCAGCTAACCACCCGGCCAGTGACCGATGGTCAGCCCCATAGCGTCAACATCACCCGGGTCTACCGAAACCTCTTTATCCAG GTGGACTACTTCCCACTGACAGAACAGAAGTTCTCTCTCCTGGTGGACAGCCAGCTGGACTCACCCAAGGCCTTGTATCTAGGGCGTGTGATGG AGACAGGAGTCATTGACCCAGAGATTCAGCGGTACAACACCCCCGGTTTCTCCGGCTGCCTGTCCGGTGTCCGGTTCAACAACGTAGCTCCTCTTAAGACCCATTTCCGAACCCCTCGCCCCATGACTGCGGAGTTGGCGGAGGCTATGCGGGTCCAAGGAGAACTGTCAGAATCTAACTGTGGAGCTATGCCACGCCTTGTCTCTGAGGTGCCACCAGAGCTTGATCCCTGGTACCTGCCCCCAG ATTTCCCATATTACCATGACGACGGATGGGTTGCCATACTCTTAGGTT TTTTGGTGGCCTTCCTGCTGCTGGGGCTTGTGGGAATGCTGGTGCTGTTCTACCTGCAAAATCATCGGTACAAGGGCTCCTACCACACCAATGAGCCCAAGGCCACCCATGATTCCCATCCTGGTGGCAAAGCTCCCCTGCCTCCCTCAGGCCCAGCCCAGGCACCCGCCCCTACTCCAGCTCCCAGCCAAGCTCCGACCCCAGCCCcgaccccagccccagccccagccccagcccccagggACCAGAACCTCCCCCAGATCTTGGAGGAGTCCCGGTCTGAATGA